A genomic stretch from Thermomonospora umbrina includes:
- a CDS encoding methyltransferase, translated as MHADLLNEAAETLAAHPWIGEARPGPDGALHVTPAPSALAVRPEPGGLVTEYLEHWGEVYEWTYTRADVRHASDLDLSGWRASDTGLPLPVGHMREWIDHTVALVLGTRPRWILELGCGTGLLMYRLREHVRGYVGTDVASAAVTALRGDARPGTAFVRAAAHEATAPVVLEALREVGAADGRPDCVLINSVTQCFPGVGYLRAVVHDALDLVAPGGTVIVGDVRDSRLLNDYAHWVESAAGPDDLPRRAAQRAARDEELLFDPPLLARLARESGRTVRMSVHPKTMRDDTELTRYRFDAVLHVDATPPVTPEQVPWRSLDALGTLETPIHIHGIPASLTASRLREVAPTRAAVIADPVDPTSLAVVSPPEAAAVPVTEITGRGTVHDPFPSFVERRLREVARALLRRVLPDARIVVSVLDGPAERAAGAVPEADAARVPGFLARLDEAALAAMAVTLRPSGLTRPGVRCSAHEVAEALGVAERHRWILRRWLQALVENGLLSHDDGLYHGLRKVRREEAVEAGRGLEAEGQEIGYPEETTRFLLAATARLPELLRDEVPLQALLFDGDDTGAADGAYRENTVNRYLNAGVGEVLRRAAAERQRPLRVLEMGAGVGGTTVDALRALDGHEIDYLYTDVSRYFLSLGRERFADRPGVRFGLFDINQDPDLEPGSRDVLLSANVLHNARHVGKTIARLGGLLAPGGLFVFVETCREMPAILASMQFLMSPKAGGERLDPADRRAAEDRVFLTREEWSAELRAAGLRPLFTLPPDDHPLAAIGLHLFVARRE; from the coding sequence GTGCACGCTGACCTGCTCAACGAAGCGGCCGAGACCTTGGCCGCGCATCCCTGGATCGGCGAGGCCCGACCGGGGCCGGACGGGGCGCTCCACGTCACTCCCGCCCCGTCCGCGTTGGCCGTCCGGCCCGAACCCGGCGGCCTCGTCACCGAGTACCTGGAGCACTGGGGCGAGGTCTACGAGTGGACATATACGCGCGCCGACGTACGGCACGCCTCCGACCTGGACCTTTCCGGTTGGCGGGCCTCCGACACGGGGCTTCCGCTGCCGGTGGGGCACATGCGGGAATGGATCGACCACACCGTCGCTCTGGTGCTCGGTACCCGCCCACGCTGGATCCTCGAACTCGGCTGCGGCACCGGTCTGCTCATGTACCGGCTGCGCGAGCACGTACGCGGCTATGTGGGCACCGATGTCGCGTCCGCCGCCGTCACCGCCCTCCGCGGCGACGCCCGCCCCGGCACCGCGTTCGTGCGGGCCGCCGCACATGAGGCCACGGCCCCCGTCGTGCTGGAGGCACTGCGTGAGGTCGGCGCGGCGGACGGCCGCCCGGACTGCGTGCTGATCAACTCCGTCACCCAGTGCTTCCCCGGCGTGGGCTATCTGCGCGCCGTCGTCCACGACGCGCTCGACCTCGTGGCCCCCGGCGGCACGGTCATCGTGGGCGACGTCCGCGACTCCCGGCTGCTCAACGACTACGCCCACTGGGTTGAAAGCGCCGCCGGCCCCGACGACCTGCCCCGCCGCGCCGCCCAACGCGCCGCCCGAGACGAGGAACTTCTCTTCGACCCGCCCCTGCTGGCCCGCCTCGCCCGGGAGTCCGGCCGAACGGTCCGGATGAGCGTTCACCCGAAGACCATGCGCGACGACACAGAACTGACCCGTTACCGCTTCGACGCCGTACTCCATGTGGACGCGACCCCGCCGGTGACGCCGGAGCAGGTGCCCTGGCGCTCCTTGGACGCCCTGGGGACCCTGGAGACTCCCATCCACATCCACGGCATCCCCGCCTCGCTGACCGCCTCCCGTCTACGCGAGGTCGCCCCGACCCGCGCCGCCGTCATCGCCGACCCCGTCGATCCCACGTCCCTCGCCGTGGTGAGCCCGCCGGAGGCCGCCGCCGTCCCGGTCACCGAGATCACCGGACGGGGGACGGTCCACGACCCTTTCCCGTCCTTCGTGGAACGCCGGCTGCGCGAGGTCGCCCGTGCTCTGCTCCGCCGCGTACTCCCCGACGCCCGCATCGTCGTGTCCGTCCTCGACGGCCCGGCGGAACGCGCGGCCGGGGCGGTCCCCGAGGCGGATGCCGCCCGCGTTCCGGGATTCCTGGCACGGTTGGACGAGGCCGCACTGGCGGCGATGGCCGTGACGTTGCGGCCGTCCGGCTTGACGCGTCCGGGCGTACGGTGCTCGGCCCATGAGGTCGCGGAGGCGTTGGGAGTCGCAGAGCGGCATCGGTGGATCCTGCGGCGCTGGCTCCAAGCCCTGGTGGAGAACGGGCTGCTCTCCCATGACGACGGCCTGTACCACGGCCTTCGGAAGGTGCGCAGGGAGGAGGCCGTCGAGGCGGGGCGTGGCCTGGAGGCCGAGGGCCAGGAGATCGGCTACCCGGAGGAGACCACCCGTTTCCTGCTGGCCGCCACCGCGCGGCTGCCGGAGCTGTTGCGTGACGAGGTGCCCCTACAGGCTCTGCTGTTCGACGGAGACGACACCGGCGCGGCCGACGGGGCGTACCGGGAGAACACCGTCAACCGCTACCTCAACGCCGGCGTCGGCGAAGTGCTGCGCCGGGCTGCAGCCGAGCGGCAACGACCTTTGCGGGTCCTGGAAATGGGCGCCGGTGTCGGCGGCACCACCGTGGACGCTCTCCGCGCGCTGGACGGCCACGAGATCGACTACCTCTACACCGATGTGTCCCGCTACTTCCTGTCGCTGGGCCGTGAGCGTTTCGCGGACAGGCCGGGGGTGCGCTTCGGTCTGTTCGACATCAACCAGGACCCGGATCTCGAGCCCGGCTCCCGTGACGTGCTCCTGTCGGCGAACGTCCTGCACAACGCCCGCCACGTAGGGAAGACCATCGCCAGGCTCGGCGGGCTGCTGGCACCCGGCGGGCTGTTCGTGTTCGTGGAGACCTGCCGGGAAATGCCCGCGATCCTGGCGTCGATGCAGTTCCTGATGTCCCCGAAGGCGGGTGGGGAACGGCTCGACCCGGCGGACCGGAGAGCCGCCGAGGATCGGGTCTTCCTCACCCGCGAGGAGTGGTCGGCGGAGCTGCGGGCCGCGGGGCTGCGCCCGCTGTTCACCCTGCCCCCCGACGACCATCCCCTCGCGGCCATCGGCCTGCACCTCTTCGTGGCTAGGCGGGAGTGA
- a CDS encoding ABC transporter permease has protein sequence MTRAVLRTLVLLLLVSAFVFGATELLPSDAAETRTGRGATAAQLVDVRADLGLDRPGWRRYLAWLAGLARGDAGTSLVTDRPVAAIVAERLPATLTLAGCALVVAVPLTLLGAWLVGTASSRWRFCVTGVASVPQVVFAAWLAVVFAGVLGWLPPVSLLPVEGSPLSRPELLVLPTAALAVPAAAFGAGLLGGAVSDTVRRPHVRDAVARGLPPHRVAVRHVAPFLLAPAVRVLALMSGMSLAATAVVEIQFGYAGLGELLVGSIGTRDTPVVQAVAMLAAVAVLAGSAVADVLGERR, from the coding sequence ATGACGCGTGCAGTCCTGCGGACGTTGGTGCTCCTCCTCCTGGTGTCGGCGTTCGTCTTCGGCGCGACGGAGCTGCTCCCCTCGGACGCCGCCGAGACCCGCACCGGGCGCGGGGCCACGGCCGCGCAGCTCGTGGACGTGCGGGCGGACCTCGGACTCGACCGGCCCGGCTGGCGGCGCTACCTGGCGTGGCTGGCCGGGCTGGCCCGGGGCGACGCCGGCACCTCGCTGGTCACCGACCGGCCGGTCGCCGCGATCGTCGCCGAACGGCTTCCGGCGACGCTCACCCTGGCGGGCTGCGCGCTCGTGGTGGCGGTGCCGCTGACCCTGTTGGGGGCCTGGCTGGTCGGCACCGCCTCATCACGGTGGCGGTTCTGCGTCACCGGGGTGGCCTCGGTGCCGCAGGTGGTGTTCGCGGCCTGGCTCGCGGTGGTGTTCGCCGGGGTCCTGGGGTGGCTGCCTCCGGTGTCGCTGCTTCCCGTCGAGGGTTCGCCATTGTCTCGGCCCGAGCTGCTGGTGTTGCCGACGGCGGCGCTGGCCGTTCCGGCCGCCGCGTTCGGGGCGGGATTGTTGGGGGGCGCGGTGTCCGACACGGTACGCCGCCCCCATGTCCGTGACGCGGTGGCGCGTGGTCTGCCGCCGCACCGGGTGGCGGTACGGCATGTCGCGCCGTTCCTGCTGGCTCCGGCGGTACGGGTGCTGGCGTTGATGTCGGGCATGTCGCTGGCGGCCACCGCCGTGGTGGAGATCCAGTTCGGGTACGCGGGGCTCGGTGAACTCCTTGTCGGCTCCATCGGCACCCGTGACACTCCGGTCGTTCAGGCGGTGGCCATGCTCGCGGCGGTGGCCGTTCTGGCGGGGTCGGCGGTCGCCGACGTCCTTGGGGAGCGTCGGTGA
- a CDS encoding ATP-binding cassette domain-containing protein, whose translation MRPRWSAVGLAVLTLGVAVWGGGLAPHDPAASIGVPWAPPGDGAVLGTDSAGRDVLSRLLAGGRELTLTALAASLIAGVLGLAAGLVAGWWPAGRWLTAAADLLLALPFLLVALVLAVAVPAPAAVIVGTVCGGAPLGLRVVRDVVRDARRAGYVEAARCRGESAGAILVREVLPSVAGLASADLVLRFIMALQLTAAFGMLGLGPEPTDADWGLMLRENLPGSSLNPASLVAPAAALTVLSLVAVWPASAPAAGPRAVAGTGGAATGSFLSNERALLSVEGLTVVDGGGRVVVDGLEFGAGPGEVVAIVGPSGGGKTTVVRGLLDILPHGLRRTGGTIRWHGEPVRPGRGARRWRRSTVGLLDQDPVGALNPLLTVGALVLEDSRCDASEARLLLTSLGLNVDELWERRPGSLSGGQAQRVALARTLLGDPGLLVLDEPTSGLDPDTLDLVVKALERRREAVTLVISHDTAFVERIADRVLTIGAPPEKGPALRPSSKPSGETVLHARGMALGHGDRMLLEDAEITVRAGELVAVLGPSGAGKSTLLRALAGLHPPEAGSLSLGGEALAWDVAGRPREALRAVQLVGQDPAGALNPAHRVGTALARPLRWFGGSSAMEARERVPVLLERVGLDPVMVRRRPGELSGGQRQRLAVARALAAEPSVLLADEVTSALDAATAEGLLGLLAELRADGLAVLLVTHDRGVAAHADRVLHLADLEHSRTETDIRAR comes from the coding sequence GTGAGGCCGCGTTGGTCGGCGGTGGGCCTGGCCGTTCTGACGCTGGGTGTGGCGGTGTGGGGCGGTGGGCTCGCGCCGCACGACCCGGCGGCGTCGATCGGGGTGCCGTGGGCGCCACCGGGCGACGGAGCGGTGCTGGGCACGGACTCAGCCGGGCGTGACGTGCTGTCGCGACTCCTGGCGGGTGGACGTGAGCTCACCTTGACGGCGCTCGCCGCCTCGCTGATCGCCGGTGTGCTGGGGCTCGCGGCCGGCCTCGTTGCGGGCTGGTGGCCGGCCGGACGGTGGCTGACGGCGGCGGCCGACCTCTTGCTGGCGTTGCCGTTTCTGCTGGTGGCCCTGGTGCTGGCCGTGGCGGTGCCCGCCCCGGCGGCCGTGATCGTGGGCACCGTGTGCGGGGGAGCGCCGCTGGGCCTGCGGGTCGTTCGTGATGTGGTGCGCGACGCCCGGCGGGCCGGATACGTGGAGGCGGCACGATGCCGGGGCGAGTCGGCCGGGGCGATCCTCGTCCGGGAGGTGCTGCCCTCGGTGGCGGGGCTGGCCTCGGCGGATCTGGTCCTCCGGTTCATCATGGCCCTGCAACTCACCGCCGCTTTCGGGATGCTCGGGCTGGGGCCCGAGCCGACCGATGCCGACTGGGGCCTGATGCTTCGGGAGAACCTCCCGGGGTCCTCCCTCAACCCGGCCTCGCTGGTCGCCCCGGCCGCGGCGCTGACCGTGCTCTCCCTGGTGGCCGTCTGGCCGGCGTCCGCGCCGGCCGCCGGCCCGCGTGCCGTCGCCGGTACGGGTGGCGCGGCCACGGGTTCGTTCTTGTCGAACGAGCGGGCGTTGTTGTCGGTCGAGGGACTGACCGTGGTGGACGGGGGCGGCCGCGTGGTCGTCGACGGGCTTGAGTTCGGCGCCGGGCCCGGTGAGGTCGTGGCGATCGTGGGGCCCTCCGGCGGTGGGAAGACCACTGTCGTTCGTGGGCTTCTCGACATCCTGCCGCACGGCCTGCGCCGGACCGGCGGCACCATCCGGTGGCACGGAGAGCCCGTACGTCCGGGCCGCGGCGCCCGTCGGTGGCGGCGTTCGACGGTCGGTCTCCTTGATCAGGACCCGGTCGGTGCCCTCAATCCCCTGCTCACCGTGGGCGCCTTGGTCCTCGAGGATTCGCGATGCGATGCCTCCGAGGCCCGGCTGCTGCTGACCTCGCTCGGCCTGAACGTCGATGAGCTGTGGGAGCGACGACCTGGCAGCCTCTCCGGCGGTCAGGCCCAACGCGTCGCGCTGGCGCGAACCCTCCTAGGCGACCCCGGTCTGTTGGTGTTGGACGAGCCCACCAGCGGGCTCGACCCCGACACGTTGGACCTCGTCGTCAAGGCTCTTGAACGCCGGCGCGAAGCGGTCACCCTGGTGATCTCGCACGACACGGCCTTCGTGGAACGCATCGCCGACCGTGTCCTCACCATCGGAGCCCCACCCGAAAAGGGCCCTGCGCTCCGACCGTCATCGAAGCCCAGTGGAGAGACGGTGCTTCACGCCCGGGGGATGGCGTTGGGGCACGGTGACCGGATGCTGCTGGAGGACGCCGAAATAACGGTGCGGGCCGGGGAACTGGTGGCGGTGCTCGGGCCCTCCGGAGCCGGGAAGAGCACGCTGCTTCGGGCGCTGGCCGGGCTGCATCCTCCGGAGGCCGGTTCGCTGAGCCTGGGCGGTGAGGCTTTGGCCTGGGACGTCGCGGGGCGGCCGAGGGAGGCGCTGCGGGCCGTACAACTCGTCGGGCAGGACCCGGCGGGGGCCCTCAACCCGGCCCACCGGGTGGGGACCGCGTTGGCGAGGCCGCTGCGGTGGTTCGGCGGGTCGAGCGCCATGGAGGCGCGCGAGCGGGTCCCCGTGCTGCTCGAACGGGTCGGGCTCGATCCGGTGATGGTCCGACGGCGGCCCGGGGAGTTGTCCGGTGGGCAACGGCAGCGGCTGGCGGTGGCGCGGGCGTTGGCCGCCGAGCCCTCGGTGCTGCTCGCCGACGAGGTCACCTCCGCGTTGGACGCGGCCACCGCCGAGGGGCTCTTGGGCCTGCTGGCCGAGTTGAGGGCCGATGGGCTGGCGGTCTTGCTGGTCACCCATGACCGGGGTGTCGCGGCGCACGCCGACCGGGTGCTGCACCTGGCGGATCTGGAACACTCACGAACGGAGACCGACATCCGTGCACGCTGA
- a CDS encoding ABC transporter substrate-binding protein: MNPLSVRVGALAAALTLVVAGCGSGDDGDAASAGQTLRYVAVGAPATAINDPHGGIGNQSDLTRFALLYDVLTKPRPDGTTEPRLATSFEPDESLTTWTVKLRSGVTFTDGKPVRAADVLFSLRRIQQKAAENFGRLQMFDFAESRTVDDQTLELVVTKPYAEVPRALESITFVVPEGTTAFDKPVVGSGPYTMAGGTAQHAILERNDRWWGTRPPTRRIEIRAVLDPQARAQAVISGQADVASSVNPATVRQVANDRRVKVVHRPAVTMYPFVMRLDRKPFDDPRVREAIKLATDRQELLDKVFLGYGKVGNDLLTPADPSSPTGLPQRARDLTRAKVLLEQAGHGDGLSLTLATTTSYPGMDTAATLFARQLARVGITVKVTNEPPDTYWTKVFAKRDFYTGFFGGIPFSDVARVSLLGDAPTNETAWKRPAWDAAFHKAMGVKDDAERRRAFGDLQRELRDEGGYVVWGVGDGLDLASTRVNGLPDGPGFGSVFIERVRLGG; this comes from the coding sequence ATGAACCCCCTTTCCGTGCGCGTCGGTGCGCTCGCCGCCGCCCTGACCCTCGTCGTCGCCGGATGCGGCTCCGGCGACGACGGCGACGCCGCGTCGGCCGGCCAGACCCTCCGGTACGTCGCGGTCGGCGCGCCCGCCACCGCCATCAACGACCCCCACGGCGGCATCGGTAACCAGTCCGACCTGACCCGCTTCGCGCTGCTGTACGACGTGCTGACCAAGCCCCGCCCGGACGGCACCACCGAACCCCGGTTGGCGACCTCCTTCGAGCCGGACGAGTCCCTCACCACGTGGACGGTCAAGCTGCGCAGCGGCGTGACCTTCACCGACGGCAAGCCGGTGCGGGCGGCCGACGTGCTGTTCTCGCTGCGCCGCATCCAGCAGAAGGCGGCGGAGAACTTCGGGCGGCTCCAGATGTTCGACTTCGCCGAGTCCCGGACGGTGGACGACCAGACCCTGGAGTTGGTCGTCACGAAGCCGTACGCCGAAGTGCCGCGCGCTTTGGAGTCGATCACCTTCGTGGTCCCCGAGGGCACCACCGCGTTCGACAAGCCCGTCGTCGGCTCCGGGCCGTACACGATGGCCGGGGGGACCGCGCAGCACGCGATCCTCGAGCGCAACGACCGGTGGTGGGGCACCCGGCCCCCGACGCGGCGGATCGAGATCCGCGCCGTGCTCGACCCGCAGGCCCGCGCCCAGGCGGTGATCTCCGGGCAGGCCGACGTGGCGAGCAGCGTCAACCCGGCCACCGTGCGGCAGGTGGCGAACGATCGGCGGGTGAAGGTCGTGCATCGCCCGGCCGTCACCATGTACCCGTTCGTGATGCGGCTGGACCGCAAGCCGTTCGACGACCCCCGGGTCCGTGAGGCCATCAAGCTGGCGACGGACCGGCAGGAGCTGCTGGACAAGGTGTTCCTCGGCTACGGCAAGGTCGGCAACGACCTGCTGACGCCCGCCGACCCCTCCAGCCCCACCGGCCTTCCGCAGCGCGCCCGTGACCTGACCCGCGCCAAGGTCCTGCTCGAGCAGGCGGGGCACGGTGACGGGCTGTCCCTCACCTTGGCGACCACGACGTCGTATCCGGGGATGGACACGGCAGCGACCCTGTTCGCCCGCCAGCTCGCCCGGGTCGGGATCACCGTCAAGGTCACCAACGAGCCGCCGGACACGTACTGGACGAAGGTGTTCGCCAAGCGGGACTTCTACACCGGGTTCTTCGGCGGCATCCCGTTCTCCGACGTCGCGCGGGTGTCGCTGCTCGGCGACGCCCCGACCAACGAGACCGCCTGGAAGCGGCCCGCCTGGGACGCCGCGTTCCACAAGGCGATGGGCGTCAAGGACGACGCGGAACGCCGCCGCGCCTTCGGCGACCTGCAACGCGAGCTGCGCGATGAGGGCGGCTATGTGGTGTGGGGCGTCGGCGACGGCCTCGACCTGGCGTCCACACGGGTGAACGGCCTGCCTGACGGCCCCGGGTTCGGCAGCGTCTTCATCGAGCGGGTCCGGCTCGGCGGGTGA